The Desulfoscipio gibsoniae DSM 7213 genome contains a region encoding:
- a CDS encoding LytR/AlgR family response regulator transcription factor yields the protein MRVLIAEDNPIELSYLKKLLSYETGFTVIGEAYDGDTAIKQINILKPDVVFLDIQMPSVSGVEVSKAIDQNIKIVFITAHHDHAVEAFEIGSVDYVLKPIDEERFQLTLKRLRQLCMPKKKDMLPIKVGSEIIFLDTDEILLIEKQKGLKKVTIYTNNNIYNSNISLNSLEFKLGKSGFVRIHKSFLVNINKIKKILPWGNKTYLVKLEGTSKEVFISRKYAPMVKLAINME from the coding sequence ATGAGGGTTTTAATTGCAGAAGATAACCCAATCGAACTAAGTTATTTAAAAAAATTACTGTCATATGAAACTGGGTTCACAGTTATTGGTGAGGCATATGATGGTGATACTGCCATAAAACAGATTAATATACTAAAACCTGACGTGGTTTTTTTAGATATACAAATGCCCAGTGTTTCGGGTGTTGAGGTTAGTAAGGCTATTGACCAGAACATTAAGATTGTTTTTATTACCGCCCACCACGATCATGCAGTAGAGGCGTTTGAAATAGGTTCAGTTGATTATGTATTGAAGCCAATTGATGAAGAACGGTTCCAGTTGACCCTGAAACGCCTTCGACAATTGTGCATGCCGAAAAAGAAAGATATGTTACCGATAAAGGTAGGTAGTGAAATTATTTTTTTAGATACAGATGAAATACTTCTAATTGAGAAGCAGAAAGGATTAAAAAAGGTTACTATTTATACAAATAATAACATTTATAATTCGAACATTAGCTTAAACAGCCTGGAATTCAAACTGGGTAAATCCGGATTTGTACGTATACATAAGAGTTTCCTTGTAAATATAAATAAGATTAAGAAAATATTGCCATGGGGTAATAAGACTTACCTAGTTAAACTCGAAGGCACTTCAAAAGAGGTCTTTATAAGCCGAAAATATGCACCAATGGTAAAATTGGCAATTAATATGGAATAA
- a CDS encoding cyclic lactone autoinducer peptide yields the protein MKKFILSMIVCAASVVAYIGIYPTSWSTIYQPKSPPELLR from the coding sequence ATGAAAAAATTTATATTGAGTATGATAGTCTGTGCAGCCAGTGTCGTAGCTTATATTGGAATTTACCCGACCAGTTGGTCAACGATTTATCAACCTAAATCTCCGCCGGAATTACTAAGATAG
- a CDS encoding accessory gene regulator ArgB-like protein, producing MINSWSVKVAGYIGKELDLDDKTMAIVSYGIEVIIGALIKFTVFIIVPWMLGVLVEFMVAYFSFAILRIVAGGVHCSKFYRCLIVSVTSYLAIAFIAIYISSYALPYTYQEIYWGILVFSFLVVITKAPVDVQEKPIINPKRRLCLKIASCLVVGLYMLISVYWHFEDKIYVASGLGILFQVFSVTKSGAKFFKLVDQII from the coding sequence TTGATAAACTCATGGTCTGTAAAAGTGGCTGGCTACATTGGTAAAGAGTTGGACCTGGACGATAAAACAATGGCTATCGTATCTTACGGTATTGAGGTGATAATAGGTGCCTTAATAAAATTTACTGTTTTTATTATTGTGCCTTGGATGTTAGGGGTTTTAGTAGAATTTATGGTTGCTTACTTTAGCTTTGCCATTTTGCGCATAGTCGCTGGAGGGGTTCATTGTTCTAAGTTCTACAGATGTTTAATTGTTTCGGTGACATCTTACCTGGCGATTGCCTTTATCGCTATATATATCAGTTCTTATGCGCTACCATACACATACCAGGAAATATATTGGGGCATACTAGTATTTTCGTTTTTAGTGGTGATAACCAAAGCTCCGGTAGACGTACAAGAAAAGCCGATTATCAATCCTAAAAGGAGACTATGCCTTAAAATTGCATCCTGCTTGGTAGTCGGTCTATACATGCTTATTTCAGTTTACTGGCACTTTGAGGATAAGATTTATGTAGCTTCAGGGTTGGGGATATTGTTCCAGGTGTTTTCGGTTACTAAAAGTGGCGCCAAGTTTTTTAAGTTGGTCGACCAAATTATTTAA